A single Leptolyngbya subtilissima AS-A7 DNA region contains:
- a CDS encoding TIGR02450 family Trp-rich protein, with the protein MPRKQKYPHLLGSKWTACQKTDGWRHFQVTNRKQDGQWVFAELVASCDPTVRLWVNAKQLKNRALWQPGWQPLNPSAPPAEEDLFWLN; encoded by the coding sequence ATGCCCCGCAAGCAAAAATATCCCCACCTGCTCGGCTCAAAATGGACGGCCTGCCAGAAGACCGACGGCTGGCGACATTTTCAGGTGACCAACCGCAAGCAGGATGGCCAGTGGGTGTTTGCGGAGCTGGTAGCCTCCTGTGATCCCACGGTGCGGCTGTGGGTCAACGCCAAACAGCTCAAAAATCGTGCCCTCTGGCAGCCGGGGTGGCAACCCCTCAACCCGTCAGCTCCCCCGGCTGAGGAAGACTTATTTTGGTTAAACTAG
- a CDS encoding thiol-disulfide oxidoreductase DCC family protein, translating into MTTAAASSAQTPHAIAWKIKLLYDGDCPLCLREVNFLRKQDNGRGLIAFTDIAADDYNPADNGGIDFATAMGRIHAVKADGTVIQNVDVFRQVYAVLGIGWIYAPTRWPILGPLVDWVYGLWANWRLAITGRPSLKTILAEREARLAEGCGNPETDSTSGSVDESLANRCRI; encoded by the coding sequence ATGACGACTGCTGCTGCATCTTCTGCCCAAACACCCCATGCGATCGCTTGGAAAATCAAGCTGCTCTATGATGGCGACTGTCCCCTATGTCTGCGGGAAGTCAATTTTTTGCGCAAGCAAGACAACGGCCGTGGGCTGATCGCCTTTACCGATATTGCGGCTGACGACTACAACCCCGCAGACAACGGCGGTATCGATTTTGCCACGGCCATGGGTCGCATCCACGCTGTGAAGGCCGACGGCACCGTGATTCAGAATGTGGATGTGTTTCGCCAAGTCTACGCAGTTCTAGGTATTGGCTGGATCTACGCGCCTACCCGCTGGCCAATCCTTGGCCCGCTGGTCGATTGGGTCTACGGTCTGTGGGCTAACTGGCGTCTAGCGATTACCGGCAGGCCCAGTCTCAAGACGATTTTGGCCGAGCGTGAAGCCCGTCTAGCCGAGGGCTGCGGCAATCCAGAAACTGATTCTACTTCTGGGTCGGTTGACGAATCCCTTGCCAATCGCTGCCGCATTTAG
- the crtB gene encoding 15-cis-phytoene synthase CrtB, which translates to MLQLTDSPPIQSLSSVEDAYEVCRRVTAKYSKTFYTGTMLMAPAKRRAIWAIYVWCRRTDELVDGPQAQFTSEKTLDRWESQLESIFAGCPVDDEDVALVDTLEQFPLDIQPFRDMIAGQRMDLHRNRYDTFEDLELYCYRVAGTVGLMSTTVMGIDTQLQTAPWSQQQQLDPTPQAIALGIANQLTNILRDVGEDARRGRIYLPLKDLAAFDYTEADLVAGIVDDRWRALMAFQIDRARRFYAEAESGIGLLSEDARWPVWAALALYRQILDVIEKNGYDVFTQRAYVPSLRKLLTLPSTLLKARVL; encoded by the coding sequence ATGCTGCAACTGACGGATTCTCCCCCCATCCAATCCCTATCCTCCGTTGAGGATGCCTACGAGGTGTGCCGACGCGTCACGGCGAAATATTCCAAGACGTTTTACACCGGCACCATGCTGATGGCCCCTGCCAAGCGGCGCGCCATCTGGGCTATTTACGTCTGGTGTCGCCGCACCGATGAACTCGTGGACGGGCCGCAGGCGCAGTTCACCAGCGAAAAGACGTTGGATCGGTGGGAGTCGCAGCTAGAGTCAATTTTTGCCGGATGCCCAGTGGATGACGAGGATGTCGCCCTGGTAGATACCCTGGAGCAGTTTCCCCTCGACATTCAGCCCTTTCGCGACATGATCGCGGGCCAGCGGATGGATTTACACCGCAATCGCTACGACACCTTCGAAGACCTAGAGCTGTACTGCTACCGCGTAGCCGGCACCGTAGGGTTGATGTCGACCACAGTGATGGGCATTGATACCCAACTGCAAACTGCTCCCTGGAGCCAGCAACAGCAGCTCGACCCCACTCCCCAGGCGATCGCCCTAGGCATTGCCAACCAACTTACCAACATTCTGCGCGACGTGGGCGAAGACGCTCGCCGAGGCCGCATTTACCTACCCCTAAAGGATCTGGCCGCCTTTGACTACACCGAAGCTGACCTAGTCGCTGGTATTGTAGACGATCGCTGGCGTGCCCTCATGGCCTTTCAGATCGATCGCGCCCGTCGGTTTTACGCCGAAGCAGAGAGCGGCATTGGGCTGCTAAGTGAAGACGCTCGCTGGCCCGTGTGGGCTGCCCTAGCTCTCTACCGCCAGATTTTGGACGTGATTGAAAAAAACGGCTACGACGTGTTTACTCAGCGAGCCTACGTCCCTTCTCTGCGCAAGCTGCTTACCTTGCCCAGCACCCTGCTAAAAGCTCGGGTGCTTTAG
- a CDS encoding glycosyltransferase family 4 protein produces MPFYLYHVLAFGISAAVVLGTTPIVRRIGLKSGRVDQPGERKVHDKPMVRLGGVSIFIGTLLALLVVWSMGGFIDAAGAHLAPPQEFQIWGVTLGGLAFFLIGLTDDLFGLSPLSRLFMQAVVATMAWYVGVSIDFLTIPFYGLTQLPAFISLPVTILWLVGMANAINWIDGLDGLAAGVSGIAAVVMLVVSLYMNQPAAALIAAALAGGALGFLRYNFNPAKIFMGDGGAYFMGFTLAGVGVIGLVKTVTTAAVLLPYLILAVPILDMSAVIVDRLRAGKSPFVADKRHLHHRLLQAGLSHRVTVLFIYVLTLWAGSLALAFAGMPSGLVYALAATALLSYTGWRLRQRTR; encoded by the coding sequence ATGCCGTTTTATCTGTATCACGTGTTGGCCTTTGGTATCTCCGCCGCGGTGGTGCTGGGCACGACACCAATCGTGCGCCGCATCGGCCTTAAAAGTGGGCGAGTCGATCAGCCCGGCGAACGCAAGGTACACGACAAGCCCATGGTGCGGTTGGGTGGGGTGTCAATTTTTATTGGTACGCTGCTAGCCTTGCTGGTCGTATGGTCTATGGGCGGCTTTATTGATGCTGCCGGAGCCCATTTAGCCCCACCCCAAGAGTTTCAGATCTGGGGGGTGACCCTCGGCGGGTTAGCCTTCTTCTTAATTGGCCTTACCGACGACCTGTTTGGCCTCTCGCCCCTCAGCCGCCTGTTTATGCAGGCGGTGGTGGCTACCATGGCTTGGTACGTAGGCGTGAGCATCGACTTCCTCACGATTCCTTTCTACGGGCTTACCCAGCTGCCCGCCTTCATCAGCCTGCCGGTGACCATTCTGTGGCTGGTGGGCATGGCTAATGCCATCAACTGGATCGACGGCCTTGATGGCTTGGCAGCCGGGGTGTCGGGTATCGCCGCAGTTGTGATGCTGGTGGTAAGTCTCTACATGAACCAGCCCGCAGCGGCGCTAATTGCTGCCGCCCTAGCCGGTGGAGCCTTAGGCTTTTTGCGCTACAACTTCAACCCGGCCAAGATTTTCATGGGAGATGGGGGAGCCTACTTCATGGGCTTTACCCTAGCTGGGGTCGGCGTCATCGGCTTAGTTAAAACGGTGACTACCGCTGCGGTCCTGCTTCCCTACCTAATTCTGGCGGTGCCGATTCTCGATATGTCGGCCGTGATTGTCGATCGCTTGCGAGCAGGCAAATCCCCCTTTGTAGCCGACAAGCGCCACCTACACCACCGGCTGCTCCAGGCGGGGCTCTCTCATCGGGTGACGGTGCTCTTTATCTACGTGCTGACGCTGTGGGCCGGCAGTTTGGCCCTGGCGTTTGCGGGCATGCCCAGCGGCCTAGTCTATGCCCTAGCTGCCACCGCGCTACTCAGCTACACTGGCTGGCGGCTGCGGCAGCGCACCCGCTGA
- a CDS encoding phenylalanine--tRNA ligase subunit alpha yields the protein MLDLLQLTGKQRQFIDLLQQHQTVASLRSLCAQAGFDFNFINGFLLSGALNGYVQWQEHTQQTWALTAKGEDLAGVLPGSLLADRLLAGQCDRAQLQAELGPAFSLNYGALRREQAVDLIDGDGEGTVAVLKSSVLGAYQQRQGVFEAIAAGKDLDSSAASSLEWLQQQGYIISRVETDYSLTVLPALQTLDLGDVVTTLTSELILSGQWRQADLKPYDIHAEVPNVAYGRPTILTQCIQRIRDIFLNMGFDEMSGYMVESAFWNFDALFTPQDHPAREVQDTFYLANPQTLPLPDDPALVQRVKQVHEANYGGQWTEAEASRAILRAHTTTSTARRLHQLQGKDGKYFSIDRVFRNETVDRTHLAEFHQIEGVVVGELLSVRTLMGYLTYFYERLGFKDLKFKPTYNPYTEPSLEVFAYHPPSDRYIEVGNSGLFRQEMLAPLGCGEKATVAWGLGLERIAMLLYDVEKLSDLIGPDIRL from the coding sequence ATGCTCGACTTGCTTCAGCTCACTGGCAAACAGCGGCAGTTTATCGACCTGTTGCAGCAGCACCAAACGGTGGCGAGTCTGCGATCGCTCTGTGCCCAAGCCGGGTTTGACTTCAACTTTATCAATGGTTTTTTGCTCAGCGGGGCTCTAAATGGCTATGTGCAGTGGCAGGAGCATACCCAGCAAACCTGGGCGCTAACGGCCAAAGGAGAGGATTTGGCCGGCGTGCTGCCGGGGTCTCTGCTGGCGGATCGGCTGCTGGCAGGCCAGTGCGATCGCGCCCAGCTCCAGGCTGAGCTCGGCCCTGCCTTTAGCCTCAACTACGGTGCCCTGCGGCGCGAGCAGGCCGTCGATTTGATTGATGGCGATGGCGAAGGGACTGTGGCCGTGCTGAAGTCGTCGGTGTTGGGTGCCTACCAGCAGCGGCAGGGAGTGTTTGAGGCGATCGCAGCGGGCAAAGATCTAGATTCCAGCGCGGCGTCCTCGCTGGAATGGCTCCAGCAGCAGGGTTACATCATCAGTCGGGTCGAGACAGACTACAGCCTCACTGTGCTCCCGGCCTTGCAAACCCTGGACCTGGGGGATGTGGTGACGACCCTGACCAGCGAGCTAATTTTGTCGGGCCAGTGGCGGCAGGCCGACCTCAAGCCCTACGACATTCACGCCGAGGTGCCCAATGTCGCCTATGGACGACCCACCATTCTCACCCAGTGCATTCAGCGCATCCGCGATATTTTCTTGAACATGGGCTTCGACGAGATGTCGGGCTATATGGTGGAGTCGGCCTTTTGGAATTTCGACGCCCTGTTTACCCCCCAAGACCACCCGGCCCGCGAGGTGCAGGACACCTTTTATCTGGCCAACCCCCAGACCCTACCCCTCCCGGATGACCCGGCTCTAGTGCAGCGAGTCAAACAGGTGCACGAAGCCAACTACGGCGGCCAGTGGACCGAGGCCGAAGCCAGCCGCGCCATTCTGCGGGCTCACACCACGACCTCTACCGCCCGCCGCTTGCACCAGCTCCAGGGCAAAGACGGCAAATACTTCTCCATCGATCGCGTCTTTCGCAACGAAACCGTCGATCGCACGCACCTAGCCGAGTTCCACCAGATCGAAGGCGTGGTGGTGGGTGAACTGCTCAGCGTGCGCACGCTGATGGGCTACCTGACCTATTTCTACGAGCGGCTAGGGTTTAAGGATCTGAAGTTTAAGCCTACCTACAACCCCTATACGGAGCCGTCGCTGGAGGTGTTTGCCTATCATCCACCCAGCGATCGCTACATTGAAGTTGGCAATTCGGGCCTATTCCGCCAAGAAATGCTCGCCCCCCTAGGCTGCGGCGAAAAAGCCACCGTCGCCTGGGGCCTCGGTCTAGAGCGCATTGCGATGCTGCTCTACGACGTAGAAAAGCTCTCCGACTTAATTGGCCCTGACATTCGCCTTTAA
- a CDS encoding sensor histidine kinase, with protein MILIVPQTQFRRRLTRAIALPIVLLLLLSGISIWQTTRLLSALDWVDHTSRVISQANSAQNLLLDMETGFRGYLLTGEQEFLEPYEQANRLIEPRLEELKTLVSDNPSQVERVVELTASFQRWEQQVLPAIARRQRGELEPLSDLRGRKQIMDQMRQQIAAFISTEERLRNQRSQTAQATTQSVILTSLLLAAGIGAMLAYFIYRQILWVSRVYKDALQTAQLRTQEAEQSAISLQRSARRLAALHDIDRAILAAELDRPLIGKALTKMRQVVKFQQAFVAIFDLETETAQVLASNSQVGELALPVGTRLTVADFALEQTMLNGVRYVQNLSTAEACPPVLVQLRAQGFLSCLSVPLRVDHTLVGELNLASTEPAAFDEEAQEIAFEVANQLAIALEQTRLRTQLQNYAALLEQRVSDRTAQLEETNQELEAFTYSVSHDLRAPLRTIHGFANALIEDCGEQLDDLGRNYIASIMEDAAQMNGLISDLLNYSRLTRTQISLQPTKLAEVVEDALKQLTAQIQEKQAQIEVAAALPGVMAHRSTLIQAVTNLIGNAIKFVEPTTQPQIDIFAEETYHNGRRWIRMWIVDNGIGIAPEHQERVFRVFERLHGAESYPGTGIGLAIVRKGLERMGGQVGVESQLGRGSRFWIALPMAVPPSHNLTHDPTPPNSSY; from the coding sequence ATGATTCTTATCGTTCCTCAAACCCAGTTTCGCCGTAGGCTGACCCGCGCGATCGCCCTACCCATCGTCCTACTGCTGCTTTTGTCAGGTATTTCCATCTGGCAAACCACTCGGCTATTGTCGGCCTTGGACTGGGTAGACCACACAAGCAGGGTGATTTCGCAAGCCAACTCGGCTCAAAATCTGCTGTTGGATATGGAAACTGGCTTTCGGGGGTATCTGCTGACCGGCGAGCAAGAGTTTTTGGAACCTTACGAGCAAGCTAACCGGTTAATTGAGCCCAGGCTGGAGGAGTTAAAGACTTTAGTTTCAGACAATCCGAGCCAGGTTGAGCGAGTTGTTGAACTGACGGCATCCTTTCAACGGTGGGAACAACAGGTTTTACCTGCCATTGCCCGCCGGCAGCGGGGCGAGTTAGAACCGTTAAGTGATCTCAGGGGCCGAAAACAGATCATGGATCAAATGCGGCAACAGATCGCTGCATTTATCTCCACGGAGGAGCGGCTGCGAAACCAGCGCAGTCAGACGGCTCAGGCGACGACTCAATCCGTTATTTTGACCAGTTTGCTTTTGGCAGCTGGCATCGGTGCCATGCTTGCCTATTTCATCTACCGCCAAATTTTATGGGTCTCGCGGGTTTACAAAGATGCCCTGCAAACAGCCCAATTGAGAACTCAAGAAGCTGAACAATCGGCCATTTCACTCCAGCGCAGCGCTCGACGACTGGCGGCTCTACACGACATTGACCGAGCAATATTAGCCGCAGAGCTGGACAGACCTCTGATCGGCAAAGCCCTTACCAAAATGCGCCAAGTTGTGAAGTTCCAACAGGCGTTTGTGGCTATTTTCGACTTAGAGACCGAAACCGCTCAAGTCTTGGCCAGCAATAGCCAGGTCGGCGAACTGGCCCTGCCGGTGGGCACTCGTCTCACCGTTGCCGACTTTGCCCTCGAGCAGACCATGCTCAACGGCGTTCGCTACGTTCAAAATCTGTCCACCGCAGAAGCCTGCCCACCGGTACTGGTGCAGTTGAGAGCCCAGGGATTTTTAAGCTGCCTAAGTGTGCCCCTCCGGGTAGACCACACCCTCGTGGGCGAACTCAACCTGGCATCGACTGAGCCGGCTGCCTTTGACGAAGAAGCCCAGGAGATTGCCTTTGAGGTGGCCAACCAGCTGGCGATCGCCCTAGAGCAGACCCGGCTTCGCACCCAGCTTCAAAACTATGCGGCGCTACTAGAGCAACGGGTTAGCGATCGCACCGCTCAGCTAGAAGAAACCAACCAGGAACTAGAAGCGTTTACCTACTCGGTTTCCCACGATTTGCGCGCGCCGCTGCGCACCATTCATGGGTTTGCCAACGCCCTGATCGAAGACTGCGGTGAGCAGCTAGACGACCTGGGCCGCAACTATATCGCTTCCATCATGGAAGATGCGGCGCAGATGAATGGACTAATCAGCGACTTACTAAACTACAGCCGTCTCACTCGCACTCAAATTAGTCTACAGCCCACAAAACTAGCTGAAGTCGTAGAAGACGCTTTGAAGCAGCTAACGGCTCAAATTCAGGAAAAGCAGGCTCAGATTGAGGTTGCGGCAGCCTTGCCTGGGGTCATGGCCCATCGCTCAACCCTCATTCAAGCCGTGACCAACTTAATCGGCAATGCAATCAAGTTTGTTGAGCCCACTACCCAACCACAGATAGATATTTTTGCCGAAGAAACGTATCACAATGGGCGCCGCTGGATACGAATGTGGATCGTAGACAACGGCATTGGCATTGCACCCGAACACCAAGAGCGAGTCTTCCGCGTCTTTGAACGTCTGCATGGGGCCGAGAGCTACCCCGGCACGGGCATTGGCCTAGCCATTGTGCGCAAAGGGCTAGAGCGGATGGGCGGGCAAGTCGGAGTGGAATCGCAACTGGGCCGCGGCAGTCGGTTTTGGATTGCGTTACCAATGGCTGTTCCCCCATCCCATAATTTGACCCATGACCCAACCCCTCCGAATTCTTCTTATTGA
- a CDS encoding sensor histidine kinase: protein MTQPLRILLIDDNRSDRLLVLRELKREFDQLDVQQINSSGEFSRAIKSGNFDAVVTDFQLRWTTGLDILETVRQHYPRCPVVMFTNTGTEEVAVEAMKLGLDDYILKEPNRYIRVPTAVRIALERRQVQQRAALLEIRLQGLLNQVKIGIFRSNSEGTLLEANRAFLELLGAESLAQASELNLIDTRHYYSLLIDLPPPQQQEQEVQLHRSNGTEFWALLTTTLNTVEGITVIDGLIEDITERKQGEVALQELNATLEARVQKRTAELEAVNQDLEEFTYSISHDLRAPLRAIQGFAQILLEDIGPSLDASNSECLQRILANTKQLNTLITDLLAYSRMRRVEVALEPVNLSVALTDVLATLKPELQERQAQIDLEEPLPMVRANRPMLNQVLINLLLNAVKFVADGVQPQVRVWAVENRPDEAAGEPSTVRLYLEDNGIGIASEHQQQIFSPFARLHSEADYPGTGIGLAIARKGIERMGGQIGVESQLGQGSRFWIELPAGKP, encoded by the coding sequence ATGACCCAACCCCTCCGAATTCTTCTTATTGACGACAACCGCAGCGATCGCCTCCTAGTGCTGCGAGAATTAAAGCGTGAATTTGACCAGCTAGACGTTCAGCAAATTAACAGCTCCGGTGAATTTAGTCGGGCCATCAAATCAGGCAACTTCGACGCCGTGGTGACCGACTTTCAACTGCGCTGGACCACCGGACTAGACATTCTAGAAACGGTGAGACAACATTATCCCCGCTGCCCAGTAGTTATGTTTACCAATACCGGCACCGAGGAAGTTGCCGTCGAAGCAATGAAGCTAGGCCTCGACGACTACATTCTTAAAGAACCCAATCGCTACATCCGCGTACCGACTGCCGTTCGAATTGCGCTAGAACGGCGGCAAGTACAACAACGAGCTGCCCTGTTAGAAATTCGCCTACAGGGATTGCTGAATCAGGTCAAAATCGGCATTTTTCGCTCTAATTCAGAGGGCACCCTGCTGGAGGCAAATCGTGCTTTTCTAGAGTTATTGGGCGCAGAGTCACTGGCTCAAGCGAGCGAACTCAATTTGATTGATACTCGCCATTACTACAGTCTTTTAATCGATTTACCGCCCCCCCAGCAGCAGGAGCAAGAAGTGCAGCTGCACAGAAGCAATGGAACTGAATTTTGGGCCCTTTTAACCACAACCTTGAATACGGTTGAAGGCATTACCGTTATCGATGGCCTGATCGAAGACATTACAGAGCGCAAGCAAGGTGAAGTAGCCCTGCAAGAACTCAACGCCACCTTAGAAGCACGGGTGCAAAAACGAACGGCCGAACTGGAAGCGGTAAATCAGGATCTCGAAGAGTTCACCTATTCCATCTCCCATGATTTGCGTGCCCCCCTGCGAGCCATTCAAGGCTTTGCTCAAATTTTGTTAGAAGACATTGGTCCTTCCTTAGATGCGAGCAACTCAGAATGCTTGCAGCGGATTTTGGCTAACACCAAGCAGCTAAATACTCTGATTACCGACCTACTCGCCTACAGCCGCATGAGACGGGTTGAAGTTGCCCTAGAGCCGGTCAATCTATCCGTCGCTCTAACAGATGTATTAGCGACCTTGAAGCCGGAGCTGCAAGAACGCCAGGCTCAAATCGATCTCGAAGAACCGCTGCCGATGGTTCGAGCCAATCGCCCCATGCTCAATCAGGTCTTGATCAACTTACTGTTGAATGCGGTTAAGTTTGTGGCCGATGGTGTGCAGCCCCAGGTACGAGTCTGGGCGGTTGAAAACCGGCCGGACGAAGCGGCAGGGGAGCCATCGACCGTTCGTTTATACCTGGAGGACAATGGCATTGGTATTGCGTCAGAGCACCAGCAGCAAATCTTTAGCCCCTTTGCTCGGCTGCACAGCGAAGCAGACTATCCAGGGACTGGAATTGGGCTAGCGATCGCCCGCAAAGGCATAGAGCGCATGGGTGGGCAAATAGGCGTTGAATCCCAACTCGGGCAGGGCAGCCGATTTTGGATAGAGTTACCTGCTGGAAAGCCGTAA
- a CDS encoding DUF2973 domain-containing protein gives MWHVVYIIAFAVLAIMAIANLVRNLILLGGNARNPQSPRTYGGQQNASGDRPMPHPELLDQDGQVIREPLLVMRSISVKDARDQLDALYNGTGSPLDEPEDSGSESER, from the coding sequence ATGTGGCACGTGGTTTACATTATTGCGTTTGCGGTTCTGGCGATCATGGCGATCGCTAACCTAGTCAGAAACTTGATTTTGCTTGGCGGTAACGCCCGCAATCCCCAATCGCCTAGAACCTACGGTGGCCAGCAGAACGCTTCAGGCGATCGCCCCATGCCCCACCCAGAGCTGCTTGATCAAGACGGCCAGGTGATTCGCGAACCGCTGCTGGTCATGCGATCCATTTCGGTAAAAGATGCCCGTGACCAGCTCGACGCCCTCTACAACGGCACTGGCAGCCCCCTCGATGAGCCAGAAGATAGCGGTTCTGAGTCTGAGCGTTGA
- the glyA gene encoding serine hydroxymethyltransferase: MPQTNFDFLQESDPLLASIIQRELQRQRDHLELIASENFTSSAVLAAQGSVLTNKYAEGLPGKRYYGGCSFVDEAEQLAIDRAKELFGAAHANVQPHSGAQANFAVFLALLQPGDTILGMDLSHGGHLTHGSPVNVSGKWFNVVQYGVGRETEQLDFDQIRELALEHQPKLIICGYSAYPRVIDFEKFRAIADEVGAYLMADIAHIAGLVAAGYHPNPLPHCDVVTTTTHKTLRGPRGGLILTRDAELGKKFDKAVFPGSQGGPLEHVIAAKAVAFGEALKPEFRAYAAQVIANAQRMAAQLQQRGIKVVSDGTDNHLVLVDLRSIGMTGKRADQLVSEVNITANKNTVPYDPESPFVTSGLRLGSPAMTTRGMGETEFTEIANIIADRLLNPEDAAIAEHCKRRVAALCDRFPLYAHLGGLVPALV, from the coding sequence GTGCCTCAAACTAACTTTGATTTTTTGCAAGAGTCCGATCCGCTGCTGGCCAGCATTATTCAGCGCGAGCTACAGCGCCAGCGCGACCACCTAGAGCTCATCGCCAGCGAGAACTTTACCTCGTCTGCGGTGCTAGCGGCCCAGGGATCGGTATTGACCAACAAGTATGCCGAGGGGCTGCCCGGCAAGCGCTACTACGGTGGCTGCTCCTTTGTGGATGAGGCCGAGCAGTTGGCGATCGATCGCGCCAAAGAACTCTTCGGTGCCGCCCACGCCAACGTGCAGCCCCACTCCGGGGCCCAGGCTAACTTTGCCGTGTTTCTGGCCCTGCTTCAGCCCGGCGACACCATTCTGGGCATGGATCTCTCCCACGGCGGGCACCTGACCCACGGCTCGCCCGTGAACGTGTCGGGCAAGTGGTTTAATGTCGTTCAGTACGGCGTTGGCCGCGAGACCGAACAACTCGACTTTGACCAGATCCGTGAGCTGGCTCTAGAGCACCAACCCAAGCTGATCATCTGCGGCTATTCGGCGTACCCCCGCGTGATCGATTTTGAGAAGTTTCGCGCGATCGCAGACGAAGTTGGTGCTTACCTGATGGCCGACATCGCCCACATCGCTGGATTGGTGGCTGCCGGTTATCACCCCAACCCCCTGCCCCACTGTGACGTGGTGACCACCACCACCCACAAAACCCTGCGCGGCCCTCGCGGTGGCCTGATTTTGACCCGTGATGCCGAACTGGGCAAAAAGTTTGACAAGGCAGTGTTCCCCGGCAGCCAGGGCGGTCCTCTAGAGCACGTGATTGCGGCTAAGGCCGTAGCCTTTGGCGAAGCCCTCAAGCCCGAGTTTCGTGCCTATGCTGCTCAGGTAATCGCCAATGCCCAGCGCATGGCGGCTCAGCTCCAGCAGCGGGGCATCAAGGTGGTGTCTGACGGTACCGACAACCACCTGGTACTGGTCGATCTGCGCTCTATCGGCATGACCGGCAAGCGCGCCGATCAGCTGGTGAGTGAGGTCAACATTACGGCCAACAAAAACACCGTGCCCTACGACCCCGAGTCGCCTTTTGTCACCAGCGGCCTGCGCCTGGGCTCTCCGGCGATGACCACCCGCGGCATGGGCGAGACTGAGTTCACTGAGATCGCCAACATCATCGCCGATCGCCTGCTCAACCCCGAAGATGCGGCGATCGCTGAGCACTGCAAGCGTCGAGTGGCGGCATTGTGCGATCGCTTCCCCCTCTATGCCCACTTGGGCGGGCTAGTTCCAGCTCTGGTTTAA